TCTATTTCTATGGGGTGGGAACCTAATTTATCATACAATCGATAGTGTTTTCCACCTTTGAAGAGGTTAATATCAAAATCTGTGAACAGTGAGTGTACTATAACTTTGGACATAGGTATTATAATTTTGGCGTAAATCTAATCAACTTTGAATTAACTACTGTATTTTGGTTTCCTCAACTCCATTGATTGTTACATAATTTCTAAAATACTAAAAATTGGAACGCTTTTTGAAATGAAGTCCATAATAAACATCTGTAAATCCGAAAAATCAATATAACATGAAAAAATTCAATTTAATCTTAGGTGCATTCGTAACTCTATTTCTACTGTCCTGTGAAGGACCTCAAGGCCCTCCGGGGTTTGACGGTTTTGACGGTCGCGATGGTATAGATGGCGAAGACGGTATTAATATATTAGGGAAAGTAATAGACATTGAAGGAACCTTTGATATTTCGAACGAATATTCGATTTTTTATGAATTCCCACAAACCGTAGAAGTTTTTGAAACCGACGTAGTGTTAGTCTATCTATTATGGGACCAAACAGAAGATGGTAACGGGGAGCCTGTGGATATATGGAGACTACTGCCACAGACAAGAATTCTGGACCAAGGATTACTACAATATAATTACGACTTCACATTTTTTGATGTTAATATTTTCTTGGAGTCCGATTTTGACTTGGAGACTTTACAACCGGGCGATACGGATAATCAAGTCTTCCGTATTGCGGTTCTTCCGGCAGAATCGG
This sequence is a window from Maribacter aestuarii. Protein-coding genes within it:
- a CDS encoding collagen-like protein; the protein is MKKFNLILGAFVTLFLLSCEGPQGPPGFDGFDGRDGIDGEDGINILGKVIDIEGTFDISNEYSIFYEFPQTVEVFETDVVLVYLLWDQTEDGNGEPVDIWRLLPQTRILDQGLLQYNYDFTFFDVNIFLESDFDLETLQPGDTDNQVFRIAVLPAESAQSGKLDTSNINSVMGALGISEDQVSKIKLD